A window of Rhododendron vialii isolate Sample 1 chromosome 11a, ASM3025357v1 contains these coding sequences:
- the LOC131307339 gene encoding inositol oxygenase 1-like isoform X1: MASEANAEQIKSNNEAFAVPDNNAFGHSFRDYDKESERRAGVENFYKTNHINQTYQFAKKKKEEYGKLNSAEMSIWDCCELLNEFVDESDPDLDEPQIEHLLQSAEAIRRDYPIEDWLHLTALIHDLGKVLLHPKFGGEPQWCVVGDTYPLGCAFDESIVYHKYFGENPDSKHPIYSTKLGVYKENCGLENITISWGHDDYMYTVMKESKTTLPPAGLFIVRFHSFYALHRNGAYSYLMNEEDKENLHWLRIFNKYDLYSKSKVRVDVEKVKPYYLSLIQKYFPAKLKW; the protein is encoded by the exons ATGGCATCCGAAGCTAATGCAG AACAAATTAAGAGCAACAATGAGGCCTTCGCTGTCCCGGACAACAATGCTTTTGGTCACTCTTTCAG GGACTATGACAAGGAAAGCGAGAGAAGAGCTGGCGTGGAAAATTTCTACAAGACCAATCACATCAACCAGACTTACCAATTT gcaaagaagaagaaagaggagtATGGAAAGCTGAACAGCGCGGAAATGAGCATCTGGGACTGCTGCGAGCTCCTCAACGAATTCGTCGACGAGAGCGATCCGGATCTCGATGAACCGCAGATCGAACACCTCCTCCAATCCGCCGAGGCCATCAGGAGGGACTACCCCATTGAGGATTGGCTGCATCTCACAGCACTTATTCATG ATCTGGGAAAAGTATTGCTGCATCCCAAGTTTGGAGGGGAGCCACAATGGTGTGTTGTTG GTGATACATACCCACTGGGATGTGCATTTGATGAGTCCATTGTCTATCACAAG TACTTTGGTGAGAACCCAGACTCCAAACATCCAATCTACAGCACAAAGCTGGGAGTCTACAAGGAAAATTGTGGGCTTGAGAATATCACCATCTCCTGGGGTCACGACGACTACATGTACACG GTGATGAAGGAAAGTAAGACAACTTTACCCCCAGCTGGGCTCTTCATCGTCAGATTCCACTCCTTCTATG CACTGCACAGGAATGGGGCTTACAGCTACTTGATGAATGAGGAGGACAAGGAGAATCTCCACTGGTTGAGGATCTTCAA CAAGTATGATCTATACAGCAAGAGCAAGGTCAGAGTTGATGTGGAAAAAGTCAAGCCTTACTACCTCTCCCTCATCCAAAAG TACTTTCCTGCAAAGCTCAAATGGTGA
- the LOC131307339 gene encoding inositol oxygenase 1-like isoform X2: MASEANAEQIKSNNEAFAVPDNNAFGHSFRDYDKESERRAGVENFYKTNHINQTYQFAKKKKEEYGKLNSAEMSIWDCCELLNEFVDESDPDLDEPQIEHLLQSAEAIRRDYPIEDWLHLTALIHDLGKVLLHPKFGGEPQWCVVGDTYPLGCAFDESIVYHKYFGENPDSKHPIYSTKLGVYKENCGLENITISWGHDDYMYTVMKESKTTLPPAGLFIVRFHSFYGMGLTAT; the protein is encoded by the exons ATGGCATCCGAAGCTAATGCAG AACAAATTAAGAGCAACAATGAGGCCTTCGCTGTCCCGGACAACAATGCTTTTGGTCACTCTTTCAG GGACTATGACAAGGAAAGCGAGAGAAGAGCTGGCGTGGAAAATTTCTACAAGACCAATCACATCAACCAGACTTACCAATTT gcaaagaagaagaaagaggagtATGGAAAGCTGAACAGCGCGGAAATGAGCATCTGGGACTGCTGCGAGCTCCTCAACGAATTCGTCGACGAGAGCGATCCGGATCTCGATGAACCGCAGATCGAACACCTCCTCCAATCCGCCGAGGCCATCAGGAGGGACTACCCCATTGAGGATTGGCTGCATCTCACAGCACTTATTCATG ATCTGGGAAAAGTATTGCTGCATCCCAAGTTTGGAGGGGAGCCACAATGGTGTGTTGTTG GTGATACATACCCACTGGGATGTGCATTTGATGAGTCCATTGTCTATCACAAG TACTTTGGTGAGAACCCAGACTCCAAACATCCAATCTACAGCACAAAGCTGGGAGTCTACAAGGAAAATTGTGGGCTTGAGAATATCACCATCTCCTGGGGTCACGACGACTACATGTACACG GTGATGAAGGAAAGTAAGACAACTTTACCCCCAGCTGGGCTCTTCATCGTCAGATTCCACTCCTTCTATG GAATGGGGCTTACAGCTACTTGA